The sequence CCGAGAGATCCCGGGAGTAGGCGAGGCATTCCACCCGGGCGTCAAATACGTTTTCTTTTCCGACGATTTCTATAAGTTCATTCGTAAATTCCATAGGTTGATCTCCTCTTAAGGTGGGATCGGGACCGGGGGAACCCATCGGAGGGCCCTCTGCCCGAACATGGCTATTATTTAGCTATAAAGTGATTATATACCTAATATGGACGGATGATGTCAAGACGAAAGCGGATGATGAATAAACAGCTGGGACCTACAGGCCCAGGTAGGTCTTGCGGATGACCTCGTTCTGGAGAAGGTCGTTTCCATGTCCCTGGGCGATGATCTTGCCCGAGGAGAGGACATAATTCCGGGAGGCCATCTTGAACACCGTGCTCACCTCCTGTTCCACCAAGAGGACGGTAATGCCGAGTCCGCTGATTTCCCGGATTTTGCCGAAGACCTCGGCCCTTGTCTTGGGGGCCAGGCCGGTGGAGGGCTCATCGATGCAGAGCAGTCTGGGGTTGGACATCATGGCCCGGCCGATGGCCAGCATCTGCTGCTCGCCGCCCGACAAGGTTCCGGATATCTGCCTGGCGCGGGATTGGAGGACCGGAAAGAGGTCATAGATCCGGCTGAGGTTTTCCGCCATTTGCGTCTTGTCCCTGGAAAGATAGGCCCCCGCAAGGAGATTGTCTCTTACACTCATCTCCCGAAAGGGACGGCGCCGTTCCGGGCAGTGGATCAGGCCCCTTTCCACGATCCGGTGTGCGGGCACCTGGTCGATCCGCTCCCCGTCAAAGGTCACCTCCCCCTGGAGGGTGATGTCTCCTTCGGCCGAGCGCTTCTTGAGCCGGGCCTCCCAGGCCACCAGCCCGGTAATGGCCCGCAGGAGGGTCGATTTGCCGGCCCCATTGGGGCCCACCAGGCTCACCAGCTCGCCCGTGTCCACTTCCATGCTGATATCGTTTAAGAGCATGGCCCTGTCGTAGCAGACCGTCATGTGGGAAACCGTCAGCAGCACTGTCACATCTCCTCCTGGCCGAGGTAGGCCTCCATCACCTTTTCATTGGTCACCACCTCCTCGGGCTTGCCGTCGGCGATGATGGTCCCGAAGTTGAGGACGATAATCCGGTTTACGATCTTCATGAGCTGTTGCAGTTTGTGCTCTACAATAATCATGGCCGGTCCCTCGCTGTGGAGCCTGCCGAACCGGCCGCCCTTGTTGAGTCTCTGGATGGACTTGGCCATCAATTCCGTCTCCGCAGGACTGAGGCCCCCGAAGGGCTCATCCAGGAGGAGCAATTCGGGTTCGGTGGCAATGGCCCGGGCCACCTCCAGGCGCTTGAGGTCCCCCTGCGAAAGGGTGGAGGCCTTCTCCAGTGCCATGTCCGAAATCCCTGCAAACTCAAGGGCATCCATGGCCTTTGCCTCCACCTTCTTGACCCACTCCCCACGCTTCATGGCGCGAGGGGAAAGGCATGAGACCATCACGTTGGCAATGATTGGGAGCCTTCGAAAGGGCCGCATGTTCTGAAAGGTGCAGGCGATGCCCCGGTTGACGATGCCCCATGTCTTGAGCCCCACGATCTCCTCGCCCTTGTATTGGATGGAGCCGGAATCGGG is a genomic window of Deltaproteobacteria bacterium containing:
- a CDS encoding ABC transporter ATP-binding protein: MTQPFLEINSLRKDFGGLRAVNDVSFSMGRDEILGLIGPNGAGKTTLLRLITAILRPDSGSIQYKGEEIVGLKTWGIVNRGIACTFQNMRPFRRLPIIANVMVSCLSPRAMKRGEWVKKVEAKAMDALEFAGISDMALEKASTLSQGDLKRLEVARAIATEPELLLLDEPFGGLSPAETELMAKSIQRLNKGGRFGRLHSEGPAMIIVEHKLQQLMKIVNRIIVLNFGTIIADGKPEEVVTNEKVMEAYLGQEEM
- a CDS encoding ABC transporter ATP-binding protein encodes the protein MLTVSHMTVCYDRAMLLNDISMEVDTGELVSLVGPNGAGKSTLLRAITGLVAWEARLKKRSAEGDITLQGEVTFDGERIDQVPAHRIVERGLIHCPERRRPFREMSVRDNLLAGAYLSRDKTQMAENLSRIYDLFPVLQSRARQISGTLSGGEQQMLAIGRAMMSNPRLLCIDEPSTGLAPKTRAEVFGKIREISGLGITVLLVEQEVSTVFKMASRNYVLSSGKIIAQGHGNDLLQNEVIRKTYLGL